The following nucleotide sequence is from Vitis vinifera cultivar Pinot Noir 40024 chromosome 14, ASM3070453v1.
ctgtttacaattttttttatcttaagaCAAGTTTCATTGAAGATAATAGTGGACCCTCTCATGCGTTGTCATTTATGTGTACAGACAAGCATTGGCATTGGCGATGCCATTTGTATCTCTCTTTTGGTTTGTTTGAAAGGGGCTAAACCCGGCAATCTTTCAAAATGCTGAaagtattgaaaattttcttcacaaatggtataattttcaattattggtTGGTCATAATTTTCTCAATCATCCTTTCAAGAGGATTCACAGCTATTTTTGGTACTGGACAAAAGGGATATCAGTTTTGAACTTGCCACATGAAGCAGAAAGCAGAAACCATTTGGTCCCCTTAGCTCCATGTCAACTATCTGCCATCTTCCATCTTTGTCTACATTGTCCATGCAAAAAAACCTTTCCTTGCTTGCAAAAATAtactttcaaaactattttaggttgaaATGGTTATTAAAAGATTCctaaattttctcttttctccatGGCTCAGTCTTCCTTCATAATCTAACTTAGCTTGTATCTAAGATAAAAgtggattttaaattttttatctatactatataatataatcaatgcCACTTCCCTACTTCTAAAGTCAGGAAGATGCCTCATATTAACTGTATCGATAAAGAGTGCAAGTATGTAGAATAATTCCATTAGTTTTCTCCTCCATTAAGATAATTGTCTGTTAATGACAAATATAGGTTTTTGCCTTCCCTCTTATCTTTTTATGCTCTTAACCCATTTGAGAAGTCACCTTTTCTTTGTTGCATTGCAGTTTGAGGAAATTAAAAACTCATCTACCACAACATCATCCAAGGAAACCATTGATGAGGAGGCCCCAAAGGATGGACTATGAAAAGTGGAGACAAAGCCTTAAACTTATGGAGTGATACTAGATGAAACCTCCATTTCTGGTTGAACAATGAAGCATTGTGATTGGTTGAGTGTTGTATTGATAGTCTGCACCAAGAAATTCAAGTAGGAAATCAATATACcaaatatgatgattttttttttttttttttttttttgtgggtgtATTTTTATCCTTGCACGATGATTGTTTTTCATCAAAGCATGCTTTACTTCTTTCTTCAGAATTCCATTGGTTTGCATATTGATCAGTCATAATCATGAACGCCCACCCCACctaaaattacaaatttgatTCTGTTTCTTGAGCGGTGGCTCTGTTTCTACTCTTCCTTCTGAGTAAATGAAAACACTATCTGGTATATTAATGTGGAGTATGAAAAGCTAAAACATCATGgaaaattattatgttttattgtCATAGAGGCATGTCTAGAATTTTTCACAAGATTACAGGAAAATTACACACTCCATGTTTTCAGGGAGTCATCTAATGTTCAGTCAATTCATGGTTGAAGTTGAATTTCTGTGTaagggaaaaaaagggaaatagtTTACATATCTTAATGACCGTATTTCCTGACATTTCTGTGGTAGAGAAACTGCTAAGACAAGAACATAGCCAGCAGGGAAATTATGACAGCAACTGAACAAATCAAGGCCTGCAAAACAAATTTTGAGGAGAGAAAAACCAGGATCACTATTCATAGAATATGAATTAGGGTACTAAAATTTTCTGGATTCCCAAACAGCCCTACAATTGGAATCATTTCTCTACTTTCTCTACTTACTGCAATTGCAGATGCTGCAAGGCCTGGTCGCTCCCTTGGATCTTTATGATAATAATTCCCAAAATAGAGAACTGTGGCATAGTACCACAGTGGAGGAAACACAAACCCCATGAGGAATCTGCAAAACAGAAAATTTTCCAACCACACAAACCATTGAAGAACAAGAGAGCAGACATAGAATGAGAGTTGAAAGAATCTGAAACTCACGAAAACCATCCGATCCCGCAACCAAAGCACAGCAGCGGCTTGTCATAGAGGCCACCGGAGAGTCCTCCCGTCACGGGGTCTAGCAGTGAGAAAGCCCCTCTCTCTGCATGGAGTTGCACCACCACCACTACCTCCTCCTCCTTCTCGTGTTGTTGATCTCCACCTACAAATCCGAACATGGGAATGTAAATATTGCATTCATGATAATTGATAAGCTTTGTTGATTTGCAGAAACCCAACATGAAGAACTTGTAACCTTGTTCCATTAACAGAAGCATTTAGAACTGAGATTTTGGTTTGTGGGAATTGAATGATTTGATTTCTGTTTCAATGGATCATTGTCGATGTTTTTCAGAAAGACTGATGAAGAGAAATGAATATAAACTGCCAGGGAGAAGATGCcttgtttgaaatttgaaaggCTGCCTCTTTTTAACCGAAACAACTGTCACTTTGTTTGGCTTTTTTTCGCTGGATTTTCTCATGAAAGTGACACCTTcaatgatatattattttttaatactcttttttttttaagtatagtACAATATCATATATATCTGCAATAAGCTAGCTAAATCAATGATATTggaaaaaggtaaataaaaaaaaaaggaaagaaatcaaaattaaggCTCCATCTCAAGTTAAGTTGGAtcaagtttttccttttttttttttgacaaaagaTCCTCCCCATGAAATACAAACCCGACTTCAACATAAGTTAAGTATGAAACATTTAACTCAATCTAATTTAAGCCTTAAGTCAAGTTTTCAATCAAATCCAATTTGACTTTGCTTTCTAAGCTAAGATTATGAAGTAAGTTGTCTAACATAGTTCACCTTCTCTTCATAAGAATTTTAAGATTTGTTTCatagtatttttcaaaatagttcttaaaaactgGTTTTTGAGAAcggttcttaaaaacaattttttaattgttttcaacaatggaattttgttttataaaaaatggttttcttgaCTTATTTTTCAAGAAGTTTTTAATCGTTGTTCATAACActctataaaaaatattaaaaacacttgaaatttattttataaaacaacctatgtcaaaataaattttgaaaaaaacattttccatTAAAAGTATGTTAACACATGtagaaatttgttttatatcataAACAAGGGGAaacaattttaagaataattatcAAATCATTATCTAATTTgtttaagaaatattaaaaacacttcctaaaatcactattaaatacATTCCAAGTAtacttaaaagtatttttcatggaaatatttttaatagaagtgacatatattaaaacattttaaccaataaataaacatattttaagttATAGATAAGGGCTTTTACAAATTAATCCGAAGAAGCTTTAGAATACATTTTACAGTGATTCTAGGAAGTATTTTTAGTCTTTctaatacttcctaaaatcctGTTAAACATACCCTATTCGATTAAATTGATTCAAGTGTAAAATAGGACTTCGACATGTGCATCTAGGAGTGGTGGCTATAGAGTGAATTCTCTTGGACGCATTTTGTTTTTGTCATCCTTTCCTCATTAATACTAAACAAAACTATCCGTATGTTAGATTCACTCGCTTTttaggactttttttttttgccacatTATCTTAAACGTgtctctaaaaattattttcaagtcaaaaaaaaaaaaaactaattctattttttttttgttttttttgtaaaaacaagTGTGTTTTGATAAGTTGTTTTCTTAAAACACTCTAAAGAGAAAAactcataaataaattttagttgtttttaaaaataacttttctattttaattttgtaaaaaaaaaaattaaaattcacttTATACTAATGCCAAgtaaattcaattaaattattattaaaataaaaataattttaaaattattataaattaaaaataaatagtttttttagtATAATATGAAcactaatatcataaataatgaaattttagatgttactctaaaatataatattatcatCATAATAAAGAccataattgaaaattatggTTTAACagtaataatgattaataatattttatttaacattaatttaaaaattatcaaagttgattttttttaatacatgaataaacaattttttttattacatctGGCTTTACTATCTAATTGtggatatattattttagttttgttttgattCAAtcccttaaaatttttaaaattactaaacttaTTAAAGAATCTAAAGCTTTGTCTCACTTTATTTTGAATCTAtctgttttaattttaaatctatttgtttatagaaattttttttattaggtttgGTATGTATATTATTTATGGTATCAATTTACtaaattttatagttttaaattatttttaaaatttattagacACATTTACAAATAATCTAGTAAGTCTCATTGGACTCGAAATCGGTTTTcttgttaataaaataaacacaGTAATTGAATCAGTAATAAAATTTGTATTGAAATAATGTCTTGataataaatactttaaatCTTGAAACAAACTTGTTGATAACAAAGAGTTTTGATTACAAATGAAAGATTTTTGAAGAGGGAGAGATtacaaaaaaaagtaaagaaagtTATTGGGAGTACTCTTCTAACTCTCACTTGAGTGCTTCTATCTTGCTCTAATTGTCTTTACCTTGCAATGAACTTCATgactttatttataaaaaaaattcatatgatTGAAACTTATTGAAATACACTAGATTGAAACTTGTTGTAATCCATTGAATTATTTGAGTGaacaactttttgttttttctttatttagaaacttgttgaaatccattaaattatttgagtgaacaactttttgttttttctttatttatggaAATTCTCCGATGTCAAAAATCTTTCTTTCATGCTTTTCATCTAGTTTtccataagttttttttttttaaacgaaATATTTCTTCTCATAAGCATCCATCGGTAACTTTTAcactaactttttctttttacagtAATTTACATCTCcttatttacaaaaattatatcTTCTCACAAACttcttttcttatcattttttttttgttgaaaattaatagatttattaatgaattGTATTCAATCTTAATTGATTTGTAGTTTGAttgttcaaagaaaaaaatttagaagatTCTAATTCTATgcataagagaaataaaataattattttggattaGCTTTTGTAGATGGGTTAGTATTCATTGAGTGAGCACGCTTAACTTGTTATTAAATATAACTAATCATGATTTGCTTGATTCGTAatctattaattaaaaaaatagaaaaaaaatataattaatgattAGTCATACACATATacatattcaattatttttcttttattcttaatGAGATGAAAACAACTTCGACTCTTTGACTATCAACCTTCTCGAaaagtacatatatatatatatatataaaaatactaaaaaaatgacttctcatataag
It contains:
- the LOC100853216 gene encoding uncharacterized protein LOC100853216 produces the protein MEQGYKFFMLGFCKSTKLINYHECNIYIPMFGFVGGDQQHEKEEEVVVVVQLHAERGAFSLLDPVTGGLSGGLYDKPLLCFGCGIGWFSFLMGFVFPPLWYYATVLYFGNYYHKDPRERPGLAASAIAALICSVAVIISLLAMFLS